One window from the genome of Acuticoccus sp. I52.16.1 encodes:
- a CDS encoding NAD(P)/FAD-dependent oxidoreductase, whose translation MREPSREYDAVVIGAGVAGIYQLYRLRELGMRVHAFEAGSGPGGAWYWNRYPGARFDSESYSYAYSFSKEILDEWNWSEHFASQPEVLRYYDFVVDRLDLRPSITFNSLVVSAQYDEHANRWRLTLDDGSSATAQFVVAAVGPLTVPTLPRIDGVESFAGEAYHTARWPREPVTFAGKRVGVIGTGATGVQTIQEAAKTARHLTVFQRTANYCAPLNNRPITEAEQPALKATYDEVFTRCATSGNWFIHDTDPRGALSVSDEERLAFFEKLYGEPGLGIWQGNFRDTMTDAAANRTITEFIHAKIRERVEDPVTAEKLIPKDHGFGNRRVPLETGYYEVFNQPNVDLVDLKATPIVRITPTGVQTTEGLVELDMLVYATGFDAITGSFDRIDIRGLDGRTLKDTWAEGPRAYLGLQISGFPNFFTPGGPLSALGNIPRALEYHVNWITDVIVHMRKHGFNVVDARPEAEAAWTDHAREVAQIPLSSKIDSWMTGVNTNVEGKQARNVVMYRGGAANFRTWCENSSAGGYPELAFGSHAETQAHTAALPG comes from the coding sequence GTGAGAGAGCCTTCTCGCGAGTACGACGCCGTCGTCATCGGCGCCGGCGTCGCCGGGATCTACCAGCTCTATCGCCTGCGTGAGCTCGGCATGAGGGTTCATGCCTTCGAGGCCGGCTCCGGCCCTGGCGGGGCGTGGTATTGGAACCGCTATCCCGGCGCCCGGTTCGATTCGGAAAGTTACTCCTACGCCTACTCGTTCTCGAAGGAGATCCTCGACGAGTGGAACTGGTCGGAGCACTTCGCCTCGCAGCCGGAAGTGCTGCGCTACTACGACTTCGTCGTCGACCGGCTCGACCTCCGGCCCTCGATCACCTTCAACAGTCTCGTCGTCAGCGCGCAGTATGACGAACACGCCAATCGCTGGCGGCTGACCCTGGATGACGGGAGCAGCGCCACGGCACAGTTTGTCGTCGCCGCGGTCGGCCCACTCACGGTGCCGACGCTGCCGCGCATCGACGGCGTCGAAAGCTTCGCCGGCGAGGCATACCATACCGCGCGCTGGCCGCGGGAGCCCGTCACCTTCGCGGGCAAGCGCGTCGGCGTCATCGGCACCGGCGCCACCGGTGTGCAGACGATCCAGGAGGCCGCGAAGACGGCGCGCCACCTCACCGTCTTCCAGCGCACCGCGAACTACTGTGCGCCGCTGAACAACCGGCCGATCACCGAGGCCGAGCAGCCCGCGCTCAAGGCCACCTACGACGAGGTGTTCACGCGCTGCGCCACCAGCGGCAACTGGTTCATCCACGACACCGATCCGCGCGGCGCCCTGTCGGTGAGCGACGAGGAACGGCTCGCCTTCTTCGAGAAGCTGTACGGCGAGCCCGGTCTCGGAATCTGGCAGGGCAACTTCCGTGACACGATGACGGACGCCGCCGCCAACCGCACGATCACCGAGTTCATCCACGCCAAGATCCGCGAGCGGGTCGAGGATCCCGTGACCGCCGAGAAGCTGATCCCGAAGGATCATGGCTTCGGCAACCGCCGCGTCCCTCTGGAGACGGGATACTACGAGGTGTTCAACCAGCCGAACGTCGACCTCGTCGATCTCAAGGCGACACCGATCGTGAGGATCACCCCGACCGGCGTTCAGACGACCGAGGGTTTGGTCGAACTCGACATGCTCGTCTACGCCACGGGGTTCGACGCCATTACCGGCAGCTTCGATCGGATCGACATCCGCGGCCTCGACGGCCGGACCTTGAAGGACACCTGGGCCGAGGGGCCCCGCGCCTACCTGGGCCTGCAGATCTCCGGCTTTCCCAACTTCTTCACGCCGGGCGGTCCGCTCTCGGCGCTCGGCAACATCCCGCGCGCCCTCGAGTACCACGTGAACTGGATCACCGACGTCATCGTCCACATGCGCAAGCACGGGTTCAACGTCGTGGATGCACGCCCGGAGGCCGAGGCGGCGTGGACGGACCACGCCCGCGAGGTGGCGCAGATCCCCCTCAGCAGCAAGATCGACTCTTGGATGACGGGCGTGAACACCAACGTCGAGGGCAAGCAAGCGCGCAACGTCGTGATGTACCGCGGCGGCGCGGCGAACTTCCGGACCTGGTGCGAGAACAGTTCAGCCGGCGGTTACCCGGAATTGGCGTTCGGCTCGCACGCCGAGACGCAGGCGCACACCGCCGCGCTGCCGGGATGA
- a CDS encoding CoA transferase subunit A produces the protein MRQKLHSDADCALDGLLRDGMTVMAGGFGLCGIPEHLIAAIGRAGVKDLTVISNNCGVDDFGLGILLAAGQIRKMVSSYVGENKMFERMYLAGALELEFNPQGTLAERIRAGGAGIPAFFTRTGYGTMVAEGKKVEVFDGVPHIMETALTADLAIVKAWRADAEGNLVYRKTAQNFNPMMATAARTTVAEVEAVVPAATLDPDHVHTPGIYVDRLIEGPGYEKRIERMTTRQRIPDGVGAE, from the coding sequence TTGAGACAGAAACTGCACAGCGACGCGGACTGCGCCCTCGACGGCCTGCTGCGCGACGGGATGACGGTGATGGCCGGGGGCTTCGGCCTGTGCGGCATCCCGGAACATCTGATCGCCGCGATCGGCCGCGCCGGCGTCAAAGACCTGACGGTGATCTCGAACAACTGCGGCGTCGACGACTTCGGCCTCGGCATCCTTCTGGCGGCGGGCCAGATCCGGAAGATGGTCAGCTCCTACGTCGGCGAAAACAAGATGTTCGAGCGAATGTACCTGGCCGGGGCGCTCGAGCTGGAATTCAATCCGCAAGGCACGCTCGCCGAACGGATCCGGGCGGGCGGCGCGGGGATCCCGGCATTCTTCACGCGCACCGGCTACGGCACGATGGTCGCCGAGGGGAAGAAGGTCGAAGTCTTCGATGGCGTCCCTCACATCATGGAGACGGCGCTGACGGCGGACCTTGCCATCGTCAAGGCGTGGCGGGCGGACGCCGAGGGGAACCTCGTCTACCGAAAGACGGCGCAGAACTTCAACCCGATGATGGCGACCGCCGCGCGGACCACCGTCGCCGAAGTCGAAGCCGTCGTCCCCGCCGCCACGCTCGACCCCGACCACGTCCACACGCCGGGCATCTACGTCGACCGCCTGATCGAGGGCCCCGGATACGAAAAGAGGATCGAGCGCATGACGACGCGGCAGCGCATCCCCGACGGCGTCGGAGCCGAATGA
- a CDS encoding 3-oxoacid CoA-transferase subunit B, giving the protein MAWTRDDIARRAAREIRDGFYVNLGIGIPTLVANHLAPDLTVTFQSENGMLGIGPFPLEGEADADIINAGKQTVTETPTTAYMSSADSFAMVRGGHMDLSILGAMQVSATGDLANWMVPGKMVKGMGGAMDLVAGARRVTVLMEHVERSGAPKIVERCSLPLTGAQVVDQVITDLGVFVFAQRGGPLSLVELAPAVTLDEVRAKTGAPFLERIREPTA; this is encoded by the coding sequence ATGGCCTGGACGCGCGACGATATCGCCCGGCGAGCCGCCCGCGAAATTCGTGACGGCTTCTACGTCAACCTCGGCATCGGCATTCCGACGCTGGTCGCGAACCACCTCGCGCCGGACCTCACGGTGACGTTCCAGAGCGAGAACGGAATGCTCGGAATCGGCCCCTTCCCGCTCGAAGGCGAGGCCGACGCCGACATCATCAACGCCGGCAAGCAGACCGTCACCGAGACGCCGACGACGGCCTACATGTCGAGCGCCGACAGCTTCGCCATGGTGCGTGGCGGGCATATGGACCTGTCGATCCTCGGGGCGATGCAGGTTTCCGCGACCGGCGATCTCGCCAACTGGATGGTGCCGGGCAAGATGGTGAAGGGCATGGGTGGGGCGATGGATCTCGTCGCCGGCGCACGCCGGGTCACGGTGCTGATGGAACACGTCGAGCGGAGCGGCGCGCCCAAGATCGTCGAGCGCTGCTCGCTGCCCCTGACGGGCGCGCAGGTGGTCGATCAGGTCATCACCGACCTCGGCGTGTTCGTGTTCGCCCAGCGCGGCGGCCCGCTGTCGCTGGTCGAGCTCGCCCCTGCGGTCACGCTCGACGAAGTCCGCGCCAAGACCGGGGCCCCGTTCCTGGAGCGCATCCGCGAGCCGACCGCATGA
- a CDS encoding SDR family NAD(P)-dependent oxidoreductase, with the protein MFELDGTTVLVTGASSGLGAHFARMLAGHGASVVLAARRVDALALACEEIRRAGGRADAIALDVTDAASVSQAVALVRERHGRIHAAINNAGVTVTKSLLDHDAADWDRVLDTNLRGPFLVGRAVAEAMREDGGGAIVNVASILGLRVAGQVASYATSKAGLVQLTKAMALEWARYGVRVNALCPGYMSTDLNRDFFDSEAGSALVRRIPQRRLGQIEELDGPLLLLCSAAGSYMTGSVVAVDGGHLVSSL; encoded by the coding sequence ATGTTCGAACTTGACGGCACCACCGTGCTCGTGACCGGCGCGTCGAGCGGGCTCGGCGCCCACTTCGCCCGCATGCTCGCCGGGCACGGCGCGTCCGTCGTCCTCGCCGCGCGCCGGGTCGACGCACTCGCCCTCGCCTGCGAGGAGATCCGCCGCGCCGGCGGCCGCGCGGACGCGATCGCGCTCGACGTGACCGACGCGGCGTCGGTCTCCCAAGCCGTCGCACTGGTCCGCGAACGGCACGGGCGCATCCACGCCGCCATCAACAACGCCGGCGTCACCGTCACCAAATCGCTGCTCGATCACGATGCCGCGGACTGGGACCGGGTCCTCGATACCAATTTGCGCGGACCGTTCCTCGTCGGCCGGGCGGTGGCCGAGGCGATGCGCGAGGACGGCGGCGGCGCGATCGTCAACGTGGCCTCGATCCTCGGGCTGCGCGTCGCCGGCCAGGTCGCGAGCTACGCCACCTCCAAGGCCGGCCTCGTGCAACTCACCAAGGCGATGGCGCTGGAGTGGGCGCGCTACGGCGTCCGGGTCAACGCGCTGTGCCCCGGCTACATGTCGACCGATCTCAACCGCGACTTCTTCGACAGCGAGGCGGGCTCCGCGCTCGTCCGGCGCATCCCGCAGCGCCGCCTCGGGCAGATTGAGGAACTGGACGGCCCGCTGCTGCTCCTGTGCTCGGCGGCCGGGAGCTACATGACCGGCTCCGTCGTCGCCGTCGACGGCGGCCACCTCGTCTCCTCGCTCTGA
- a CDS encoding TetR family transcriptional regulator has protein sequence MEIIRRRQVIDAVVVILSAQGWRDLTIREISDVSGVSAGVITHYFGAKQSIIADTINDVNQKVIGYLSAIEETSAATARLEGFVDLCVNHQAYGLPPPRYWMAVYGRSPFDAGILSEMQRLHGAITGFVQRAIEAGVRGGGLRPVGPVEDVAFEASALIYGQLIGSVLAASEMPVERSREALTSALSGLVGATLEPRPVRVLGTDAL, from the coding sequence ATGGAGATCATCCGCCGCCGTCAGGTGATCGACGCGGTGGTCGTGATCTTGAGCGCTCAGGGCTGGCGAGACCTCACGATCCGCGAGATCAGCGACGTTTCGGGCGTTTCCGCCGGCGTCATCACGCACTACTTCGGCGCGAAGCAGTCGATCATCGCGGACACGATCAATGACGTGAACCAGAAGGTCATCGGCTATCTGAGCGCGATCGAGGAGACGTCCGCCGCCACAGCGCGGCTGGAAGGCTTTGTAGACCTCTGCGTCAACCATCAGGCGTATGGGCTTCCCCCGCCACGCTACTGGATGGCCGTGTACGGCCGCTCTCCGTTCGACGCAGGAATATTGTCGGAGATGCAGCGACTGCACGGTGCAATCACGGGCTTCGTCCAACGCGCGATCGAGGCCGGCGTGCGCGGCGGTGGGTTGAGGCCCGTTGGCCCGGTCGAGGATGTCGCCTTCGAGGCATCGGCGCTGATCTACGGCCAACTGATCGGCTCGGTTCTCGCCGCGTCCGAAATGCCGGTCGAGCGCAGTCGGGAGGCCCTGACCTCGGCCCTGAGTGGGCTGGTCGGCGCCACGCTCGAGCCGCGGCCGGTGCGCGTCCTCGGGACCGATGCCCTGTGA
- a CDS encoding flavin reductase family protein, whose product MADETSPPQRDAFLAAMRRAASLVSVVSTGAPHARRALTVGSFASVSADPPLVSVCIRATSPMCAALEDHTHFTVHVLGEDHAHVADTFAGRPPEGTPYDFDCASWIDRGDGREPSLEDAAIVVDCLRLDAIALGSHRLFVGEVTDVETSGAMPLLYFDRDYCVPLVRTAGR is encoded by the coding sequence ATGGCCGATGAGACGAGCCCCCCGCAGCGCGACGCCTTCCTCGCGGCAATGCGCCGGGCGGCCTCACTCGTGAGCGTGGTCTCGACGGGGGCACCGCACGCCCGCCGCGCGCTCACGGTCGGCTCTTTCGCCTCCGTGTCGGCCGATCCTCCCCTCGTTTCCGTGTGTATCCGCGCGACGAGTCCGATGTGCGCGGCCCTCGAGGACCATACGCACTTCACGGTCCACGTCCTCGGAGAGGACCACGCCCACGTTGCCGACACGTTCGCCGGCAGGCCACCGGAGGGAACGCCGTACGATTTCGACTGCGCAAGCTGGATCGACCGCGGCGACGGCCGCGAGCCGAGCCTGGAAGACGCGGCGATCGTGGTGGACTGTCTCAGGCTCGACGCGATCGCCCTCGGATCGCACCGGCTCTTCGTGGGGGAAGTGACCGACGTGGAGACCAGCGGGGCCATGCCGCTCCTCTATTTCGACCGCGACTATTGCGTCCCACTCGTCCGGACAGCCGGTCGATGA
- a CDS encoding sulfite exporter TauE/SafE family protein: protein MTFDPTLVAAAFIAASFIGLAKGGLHIASMFAVPTLSLVMPPITAAATLLPVLMASDVVGLLSYRRTVERRLVILLLPAALGGVALGWATAAMVSTGAVMVVIGLTGVVYCLARWFAVQSTGARRPSSLAGVFWGALSGFTSFVSHAGGAPWQIYMSPQRLDPPTFAGTTVVIFSIVNAVKVAPYVALGGFQTQTLRLSLALIPVALAAAFAGIWLTRTVPEAVFYRILDAALFLVSLKLILDGVFAG from the coding sequence ATGACCTTCGATCCCACCCTGGTCGCCGCCGCATTCATCGCCGCGAGTTTCATCGGCCTGGCCAAAGGCGGATTGCATATCGCGTCGATGTTCGCGGTGCCGACGCTGTCGCTGGTGATGCCGCCGATCACCGCCGCGGCGACGTTGCTGCCGGTGCTGATGGCGAGCGACGTCGTCGGGCTTCTGTCCTACCGGCGTACCGTCGAGCGGCGCCTCGTGATCCTGCTGCTGCCGGCGGCGCTGGGTGGTGTCGCGCTCGGCTGGGCGACGGCGGCGATGGTTTCGACCGGCGCCGTCATGGTGGTCATCGGCCTAACCGGCGTCGTCTACTGCCTCGCCCGCTGGTTCGCCGTGCAATCGACCGGGGCCCGCCGCCCGTCGTCGCTCGCCGGGGTGTTCTGGGGGGCGCTGTCCGGCTTCACCAGCTTCGTGTCCCACGCCGGTGGCGCACCATGGCAGATCTACATGTCGCCGCAGCGCCTCGACCCGCCGACCTTCGCCGGGACGACGGTGGTGATCTTCTCAATCGTGAACGCCGTGAAAGTCGCCCCCTACGTGGCTCTCGGCGGATTTCAGACCCAGACGTTGCGCCTCTCGCTGGCGCTGATCCCCGTCGCTCTCGCAGCGGCATTCGCCGGCATCTGGCTGACCCGCACCGTCCCGGAGGCGGTCTTCTACCGCATCCTCGATGCGGCCCTGTTCCTCGTCTCGCTCAAGCTCATCCTCGACGGCGTGTTCGCCGGCTGA
- the dctP gene encoding TRAP transporter substrate-binding protein DctP, protein MTTPKALANVLRATVFCALAALPFSMPVAAQEVAIDFASHLGPSGPQMQVFKWWADEVKSRSEGRIEVVNFFYSQSLVKAPDQLAAAGDGRATIVWTTPSYNPSDMPLATITEIPFMTENVVAWGRALEELYATNADVKAEFDQRGVQLLFAPPVGGASIGAKMPITKLEDLEGMKIRAFGYLSQALAAAGASPTGMSGAEIYEAVKRGVLDAYSGVIFEVLGDLKLYEVGPHLTGVGMGAFSQGVFLMNKDIYDGLPDDLKAIIGEVSKEASLRSAAVMTEAETAVCDTILAAGGTATLLPAAEVERWKEMLGDDILSNWIAEREARGLPAQAVADQWAELVAEYEAETDYTSGVVQCAERSPS, encoded by the coding sequence ATGACGACCCCGAAAGCTCTCGCAAACGTTCTCCGCGCGACGGTGTTCTGCGCGCTCGCGGCACTGCCCTTCTCCATGCCGGTTGCGGCGCAGGAGGTCGCGATCGATTTCGCGTCCCACCTCGGTCCGAGCGGGCCGCAGATGCAGGTCTTCAAATGGTGGGCCGACGAAGTGAAGTCGCGCTCGGAAGGCCGCATCGAGGTGGTGAACTTCTTCTATTCCCAGTCGCTCGTGAAGGCGCCGGACCAATTGGCCGCCGCCGGCGACGGGCGTGCGACGATCGTCTGGACCACGCCGTCCTACAACCCTTCCGACATGCCGCTCGCAACGATCACCGAGATCCCGTTCATGACGGAGAACGTGGTCGCCTGGGGCCGGGCGCTCGAGGAGCTCTACGCCACGAATGCCGACGTGAAGGCGGAGTTCGACCAGCGCGGTGTGCAGCTTTTGTTTGCGCCGCCGGTCGGTGGCGCGTCGATCGGTGCCAAGATGCCGATCACCAAGCTGGAAGATCTCGAAGGCATGAAGATCCGCGCCTTCGGCTACCTCTCCCAGGCGCTCGCCGCAGCGGGAGCGAGCCCCACTGGGATGTCCGGCGCCGAGATCTACGAAGCGGTCAAGCGCGGCGTGCTCGATGCCTATTCCGGCGTGATCTTCGAGGTGCTCGGCGATCTGAAGCTCTACGAGGTCGGACCGCACCTCACGGGTGTCGGCATGGGGGCCTTTTCCCAGGGCGTCTTCCTGATGAACAAGGACATTTACGACGGCCTGCCGGACGACCTGAAGGCGATCATCGGCGAGGTCAGCAAGGAAGCGAGCCTGCGCTCCGCGGCCGTGATGACCGAGGCCGAGACCGCCGTGTGCGACACCATTCTCGCGGCCGGCGGCACGGCCACTCTGCTGCCCGCCGCCGAGGTGGAGCGCTGGAAGGAGATGCTCGGCGACGACATCCTGTCGAACTGGATCGCCGAACGTGAGGCGCGCGGCCTCCCGGCTCAGGCGGTCGCCGACCAATGGGCCGAACTCGTCGCCGAGTATGAGGCCGAAACCGACTACACGTCGGGTGTCGTTCAGTGCGCAGAGCGCAGCCCGTCCTGA
- a CDS encoding TRAP transporter small permease: MTQLPASPTGPTRERDVTPVRLLSAALTILSTLCVVAVVGLVVLDVAARNLAGASVPGVLEVTEVTLVAIVYLGLAMAQRRQEHVSLSMVVDRLGGRWQRGAHFIAILVCLGVTLWFACAAWDAALTAFARGEYRFGLVAVPIWPARFAIAIGLTVLILELLVDLKRILNGAPLPSSDFTEGVA; encoded by the coding sequence GTGACCCAGCTTCCCGCTTCACCCACTGGCCCCACGCGTGAGCGTGACGTCACGCCGGTACGCCTCCTGTCCGCCGCGCTCACGATCCTGTCGACGCTGTGCGTCGTCGCCGTCGTCGGACTTGTCGTACTCGATGTGGCGGCGCGCAATCTCGCCGGTGCCTCCGTGCCCGGCGTCCTCGAGGTCACGGAGGTGACGCTCGTGGCCATCGTCTACCTCGGTCTGGCGATGGCGCAGCGCCGTCAGGAACATGTCAGCCTGTCGATGGTGGTCGACAGGCTGGGCGGCCGCTGGCAGCGCGGTGCCCACTTCATCGCGATCCTCGTCTGCCTCGGCGTCACGCTGTGGTTCGCCTGCGCGGCCTGGGACGCCGCCCTCACGGCCTTTGCGCGTGGGGAGTACCGGTTCGGCCTCGTCGCAGTGCCGATCTGGCCAGCACGGTTTGCGATTGCGATCGGGCTCACGGTCCTCATCCTGGAACTCCTGGTGGACCTGAAGCGCATTCTCAACGGTGCGCCGCTTCCCTCCAGCGACTTCACCGAGGGCGTGGCATGA
- a CDS encoding TRAP transporter large permease — MIQALGPLGVGGVALAGLVLLLVVRVPVAIALAAVGGVGLWAIRNETVATKTLSATAFTATSSIDLVAVPLFIAMGMLAVKAGIATGLYAAAARWLSRLPAGLGLATIVACGFFAAVTGSSVATAASIGRFAIAEMRRYGYANDFCAGIVGTAGTLGILIPPSIVLVLYGIVAGESIGALLIAGIVPGLLSLVMMMTAAMLRVVIDPAVAPRRAAADVESGTLATAVSGVGKTGVLFLVAVGSIYAGIATPSEAAALGAVVAFVFALAEARKAWGPGLAGIVEAFKETASLTSMTFFIVVGASIFTAFLSLAGVPRVLSEFVLALDAPAWLVMVAILAIYLPLGMFLDGISILLITTPLVYPLVTNLGYDGVWFGVMLVKMIEIGLITPPVGINAFVISGRATGVRVEEAFRGLAWFIPFELATVAILFAFPDLVTFLPRSMGQ; from the coding sequence ATGATCCAGGCTCTCGGTCCGCTCGGTGTCGGCGGTGTCGCCCTCGCCGGTCTCGTCCTCCTTCTTGTCGTGCGTGTGCCGGTCGCGATCGCGCTGGCCGCGGTCGGCGGCGTGGGCCTCTGGGCCATTCGCAACGAGACGGTAGCCACCAAGACGCTGTCTGCCACCGCTTTCACGGCCACCAGCAGCATCGACCTGGTCGCGGTCCCGCTCTTCATCGCGATGGGGATGCTTGCGGTGAAGGCCGGGATCGCGACCGGTCTCTACGCGGCGGCGGCGCGCTGGCTCAGTCGGCTCCCCGCCGGGCTGGGCCTCGCTACGATTGTCGCCTGCGGCTTCTTCGCGGCCGTCACAGGGTCGAGCGTGGCGACCGCCGCGAGCATCGGACGGTTCGCGATCGCCGAGATGCGCCGCTACGGTTATGCCAACGACTTCTGCGCGGGGATCGTCGGCACCGCCGGGACGCTCGGGATCCTGATCCCACCGTCCATCGTGCTCGTGCTCTACGGGATCGTCGCCGGCGAATCGATTGGCGCACTGCTGATCGCAGGCATCGTGCCGGGCCTCCTCTCGCTCGTGATGATGATGACGGCCGCGATGTTGCGCGTGGTCATCGATCCCGCCGTCGCGCCCCGCCGGGCAGCGGCCGATGTCGAGAGCGGCACCCTCGCGACGGCGGTCAGCGGGGTGGGGAAGACGGGCGTCCTTTTCCTGGTGGCGGTCGGCAGCATCTATGCCGGCATCGCCACCCCGTCCGAAGCCGCGGCCCTCGGCGCCGTCGTCGCCTTCGTCTTCGCTCTGGCGGAGGCGCGGAAGGCCTGGGGGCCGGGTCTCGCCGGGATCGTGGAGGCGTTCAAGGAGACGGCCTCGCTGACCTCGATGACCTTCTTCATCGTCGTCGGGGCCTCGATCTTCACCGCCTTTCTCTCACTGGCGGGCGTGCCGCGAGTTCTGTCCGAGTTCGTGCTCGCCCTCGATGCTCCGGCGTGGCTGGTGATGGTCGCGATCCTCGCGATCTACCTGCCGCTCGGCATGTTCCTGGACGGGATCTCGATCCTATTGATCACCACGCCGCTGGTCTATCCACTCGTCACAAATCTCGGTTACGACGGCGTCTGGTTCGGCGTGATGCTCGTGAAGATGATCGAGATCGGCCTCATCACGCCCCCCGTCGGGATCAACGCGTTTGTCATCTCCGGGCGAGCGACCGGCGTGCGTGTCGAAGAGGCATTTCGCGGTCTCGCCTGGTTCATCCCGTTCGAACTCGCCACCGTTGCGATCCTGTTCGCCTTTCCGGATCTCGTGACCTTCCTGCCCAGGAGCATGGGCCAATGA
- a CDS encoding Xaa-Pro peptidase family protein, producing MSLPTRRPALDRPTLERRLAAIRERMADAEIDCLVVVGRGNIAEFGAQHYLSGYTPVLRNAATIVALSGEPILAVTTPSDIALSAGRTPLRDVRVAAFGSAPNSLAALIAAMAGEGTVGVVGLEDVVPAAEFARWVAAAPAATFVDGADVLMPIKMVKSADDIVAMQHAGRTADEAFEVFTASLRDGKTLAAAAGDAEAALRASGAHEILVYASPGPHFLHRPDGVPPRDGDLLTVFVEFSDPDGYWVELARLVTVGTLGPDQIAVAAAAVEAIEVAGAALRPGRAASEAFADIAAVLRRHGVTSGLWAGHGVGIDHDLPVIGGDDPTPLAAGMVVALHPHIVTADGGVGACLCDTFVIGEEGTTPLSRLPRTPVALAVPPAAPTAGAAQIPSPVRQP from the coding sequence ATGAGCCTTCCCACGCGCCGCCCCGCCCTCGATCGCCCGACACTCGAGCGCCGCCTTGCCGCGATCCGCGAGCGTATGGCCGACGCCGAGATCGACTGTCTCGTCGTCGTCGGCCGCGGCAACATCGCCGAGTTCGGCGCCCAGCATTACCTCTCCGGCTACACCCCGGTACTGCGTAACGCGGCCACCATCGTCGCTCTGTCGGGCGAGCCGATCCTGGCCGTGACCACGCCGTCCGACATCGCCCTCAGTGCGGGTCGGACCCCACTGCGCGACGTCCGGGTCGCAGCCTTCGGATCGGCACCCAACAGCCTCGCCGCATTGATCGCGGCCATGGCCGGGGAGGGGACCGTCGGTGTGGTCGGGCTGGAAGATGTCGTCCCCGCGGCAGAGTTCGCGCGCTGGGTGGCCGCCGCTCCGGCTGCCACCTTCGTCGACGGAGCCGATGTGCTGATGCCGATCAAGATGGTGAAGAGCGCCGACGACATCGTCGCGATGCAACACGCGGGACGGACTGCGGACGAGGCCTTCGAGGTCTTCACGGCATCGCTCCGAGACGGCAAGACGCTCGCCGCCGCGGCCGGAGATGCCGAGGCGGCGCTGCGCGCCTCGGGCGCACACGAAATTCTCGTCTATGCCAGCCCGGGGCCGCATTTCCTGCATCGGCCCGACGGAGTGCCGCCGCGGGATGGTGATCTTCTCACGGTGTTCGTCGAGTTTTCCGATCCGGACGGATACTGGGTCGAACTTGCCCGACTGGTGACGGTCGGAACGCTCGGACCCGACCAGATCGCCGTCGCCGCGGCGGCTGTCGAAGCGATCGAAGTGGCCGGCGCCGCTCTGCGCCCTGGCCGCGCGGCCTCCGAGGCCTTCGCCGACATTGCGGCGGTACTGCGTCGCCACGGCGTCACCTCCGGCCTCTGGGCCGGTCACGGCGTCGGCATCGACCATGATCTCCCGGTCATCGGCGGGGATGACCCGACGCCGCTCGCCGCCGGTATGGTCGTCGCCCTCCACCCGCACATCGTCACGGCCGACGGCGGCGTAGGCGCCTGCCTCTGCGACACCTTCGTCATCGGTGAAGAGGGGACCACGCCGCTCTCCCGTCTGCCGCGAACGCCGGTCGCACTCGCCGTCCCTCCCGCCGCACCGACTGCCGGTGCTGCGCAAATTCCTTCCCCTGTCCGCCAGCCTTGA